A part of Neovison vison isolate M4711 chromosome 8, ASM_NN_V1, whole genome shotgun sequence genomic DNA contains:
- the PDRG1 gene encoding p53 and DNA damage-regulated protein 1, with amino-acid sequence MRSQRRSQTEFKRCSGRCESELADTMLSPEAERVLRYLVEVEELAEEVLADKRQIVDLDTKRNQNREGLRALQKDLSLSEDVMVCFGNMFIKMPHSQTKEMIEKDQDHLDKEIEKLRKQLKVKVNRLFEAQGKPELKGFNLNPLNQDELKALKIILKG; translated from the exons ATGCGCAGCCAACGCCGCTCCCAAACGGAGTTTAAGCGGTGTAGCGGCCGGTGTGAGTCGGAGTTGGCGGACACCATGCTGTCACCAGAGGCGGAGCGGGTGCTGCGGTACCTAGTGGAGGTGGAAGAGCTCGCCGAGGAGGTGCTGGCGGACAAGCGGCAG ATTGTGGACCTGGACACCAAAAGAAATCAGAACCGGGAGGGCCTACGGGCCTTGCAGAAGGATCTCAGCCTCTCTG AAGATGTGATGGTTTGCTTCGGGAACATGTTTATCAAGATGCCTCATTCTCAAACGAAGGAAATGATTGAGAAAG ATCAGGATCATCTggataaagaaatagagaaactCCGGAAACAACTTAAAGTGAAGGTTAACCGCCTCTTTGAGGCCCAAG GCAAACCAGAGTTGAAGGGTTTTAACCTCAACCCCCTCAACCAGGATGAACTTAAAGCTCTCAAGATCATTTTAAAAGGATGA